One part of the Bacteroidia bacterium genome encodes these proteins:
- a CDS encoding BatA domain-containing protein, with amino-acid sequence MAFLNPAVLWGLLALSVPIIVHFFNLQRPKEVLFSNVSFVKEVKKTVVRRVKFKQWLLLLARLLALLFLVFAFANPVIKEQGSSIAQGNRSVSIVIDNSYSMNASNEKGAFFPQALSLARNIIRNYSEDDEFQVMTSSNLILNGNFLSQQEATDDLKSLKIQQSIRSHGEILAFQKEIFARSSNSAQVLYFLSDFQESTVLTDSQKIIAPDSNLQVYYLPLATREQSNVYVKSHNIDSRIIEKDAPVNMTMSLVNDGNQDLRDLSVRIMVEGKVAGINSKDLAADQSEELEMNFTPEKSGWLGAYIELDDNPIDFDNKRFFSVYVPDKEKVLIAEGERSESIRILYESLFSQFDTEFVSARNLSTTNLTNYRSLVLLGVTDISSGLANRLRDFLDQGNSLMFFPGKNTRINSINTFYQQLGIGTFEPAKEIEAGVPANQVELLHPIFEGIFTRDQKNRQFDAPQVFKYYPLRLRNGLIQNRILSLENQEPILVESEVLKGRVFTFSIFPSDEWSDLHVKTIFTPLLFRSTQIMNQSQRVQSSQEIGFYEPKFIRTEKRSNISLIGSDSIPVSPDQIQKAGGITLVFDNMELKEGIYDIVQEGELIEKIAFNISDLESQLTFLRGNRLEDRLNSAGLGEIEIVEPDLAQLESQIKSEREGVPLWKYFIIAALAFFLIEILLLQMRES; translated from the coding sequence TTTTTAGTAATGTTTCCTTTGTAAAAGAGGTCAAGAAAACTGTGGTCCGCAGGGTGAAATTCAAACAATGGCTATTACTTCTGGCGCGACTTCTTGCTTTGTTGTTTTTAGTTTTTGCTTTTGCAAATCCGGTTATCAAGGAGCAAGGTTCTTCAATTGCACAGGGAAATCGTTCCGTTTCTATAGTTATAGACAATTCCTATAGTATGAATGCCAGTAATGAAAAGGGAGCCTTTTTTCCGCAGGCACTTTCTCTGGCCAGAAATATTATCAGAAACTATTCGGAAGACGATGAATTTCAGGTTATGACCAGCTCAAACCTGATTCTTAATGGAAACTTCCTCTCACAACAGGAAGCTACCGATGACCTTAAGAGCTTGAAAATCCAACAAAGTATCAGAAGCCATGGAGAAATTCTGGCTTTCCAGAAAGAGATATTTGCCCGGTCTTCTAATTCTGCTCAGGTCCTTTACTTCTTGAGTGATTTTCAGGAATCTACAGTTCTTACTGATAGTCAGAAGATTATAGCTCCGGATAGCAATCTCCAGGTTTATTATCTTCCCTTAGCCACTCGGGAGCAAAGCAATGTATATGTAAAATCTCACAATATAGATTCCCGGATCATTGAAAAGGATGCCCCGGTAAACATGACTATGTCCCTCGTAAATGATGGAAATCAGGACCTGAGAGATTTGAGTGTTCGCATTATGGTAGAAGGAAAAGTTGCGGGTATAAACAGCAAAGACCTGGCTGCAGATCAAAGCGAAGAACTGGAGATGAATTTTACCCCGGAAAAAAGCGGCTGGTTGGGAGCTTATATAGAACTGGATGACAATCCTATTGATTTCGATAATAAGAGGTTCTTCTCTGTTTACGTACCTGATAAAGAGAAGGTATTGATTGCCGAAGGGGAAAGATCCGAGAGCATTCGGATTTTATACGAATCACTTTTCTCCCAATTCGATACGGAATTTGTTTCTGCCAGAAATCTTTCAACAACCAACCTGACTAACTATCGTTCTCTGGTTCTATTGGGAGTTACGGATATAAGTTCAGGATTGGCTAACCGCCTGAGAGACTTTTTGGACCAGGGGAATAGCTTGATGTTTTTTCCCGGAAAGAATACCCGCATCAATAGCATCAACACTTTCTACCAGCAATTGGGAATAGGGACATTTGAGCCGGCAAAAGAAATTGAGGCAGGGGTCCCAGCCAATCAGGTTGAACTCTTGCACCCTATATTCGAAGGAATATTCACACGAGATCAGAAAAATCGGCAATTTGATGCTCCTCAGGTATTTAAATACTACCCACTTCGCCTCAGAAATGGATTGATTCAGAATAGAATCCTTTCCTTGGAAAATCAGGAACCCATACTGGTAGAATCTGAAGTTCTCAAAGGTCGGGTATTTACTTTTAGCATTTTCCCCTCTGACGAATGGAGTGATTTACATGTCAAAACCATTTTCACCCCTCTTCTTTTCAGGTCTACCCAGATCATGAATCAATCTCAACGGGTTCAATCCAGTCAGGAAATTGGGTTTTATGAACCGAAGTTTATCCGTACAGAAAAGAGATCCAACATTAGCCTGATAGGGTCAGACAGTATTCCGGTTAGCCCGGACCAGATTCAAAAAGCCGGAGGAATCACCCTGGTTTTTGATAATATGGAACTTAAAGAAGGGATTTATGACATTGTTCAGGAAGGAGAATTGATAGAAAAGATTGCTTTTAATATCTCGGACCTGGAATCTCAATTGACATTCCTTAGAGGAAATCGACTGGAAGATCGTTTAAATTCGGCTGGTTTAGGGGAAATAGAAATTGTTGAACCTGATTTAGCTCAATTGGAAAGTCAGATAAAAAGTGAAAGAGAAGGTGTGCCTTTATGGAAATATTTCATCATTGCGGCGCTTGCTTTTTTCTTAATTGAAATTCTCCTTTTGCAAATGAGAGAAAGCTAA